A section of the Rossellomorea marisflavi genome encodes:
- a CDS encoding type II pantothenate kinase, translating into MMKRVIGVDAGSTLTKLVYEEDGRMHYKKFPTYDHLSIRNFLKLGAADSVVVTGGRADLWREAQCVPLHEFDAVTQGTRELLKLQGKSLEEFILVNIGTGTSFFQVKKDEYERMLGSGIGGGMFMGLGTRLTGVTDFQELARLAGGGTRHNADLLVGDIYREEEVGIAPHLTAANFGKSPSSTESPGDRLRSLTNMMAETLILLSMSIATHLPKPVLVFVGNGVEGNAALQADLGSFKAWLGYEPVFPDNGGYAGAIGSYIKGLNSQNGQ; encoded by the coding sequence ATGATGAAGCGGGTGATCGGAGTAGATGCAGGCAGTACGTTGACCAAGCTTGTTTATGAAGAGGATGGAAGAATGCACTACAAAAAATTCCCTACGTATGATCATCTTTCAATCCGGAATTTCCTTAAGCTTGGTGCTGCTGATTCAGTGGTGGTGACAGGTGGAAGGGCAGACCTGTGGAGGGAAGCGCAATGCGTCCCTCTTCATGAATTTGATGCCGTCACACAGGGAACCCGTGAGCTGCTGAAACTTCAAGGGAAATCCCTGGAAGAGTTCATATTGGTGAATATCGGAACAGGGACATCCTTCTTCCAAGTGAAAAAAGACGAGTATGAACGGATGTTAGGCAGTGGGATCGGCGGTGGGATGTTCATGGGATTAGGCACGAGGTTAACAGGGGTGACCGACTTTCAGGAACTGGCGAGACTTGCCGGAGGAGGTACACGGCATAATGCCGACCTTCTCGTCGGGGATATATACAGGGAAGAAGAGGTGGGCATCGCACCGCATTTGACGGCGGCAAATTTCGGGAAATCTCCTTCTTCCACTGAAAGCCCGGGAGATCGACTGAGATCGTTAACGAATATGATGGCGGAAACCTTAATCCTTTTATCAATGAGCATCGCCACCCATTTGCCCAAGCCCGTACTTGTGTTTGTCGGAAATGGTGTGGAGGGAAATGCAGCGCTTCAAGCAGATTTGGGAAGTTTCAAGGCATGGTTAGGGTATGAGCCTGTATTCCCTGATAACGGTGGGTATGCAGGAGCCATCGGATCCTATATCAAAGGGTTGAATTCACAAAATGGTCAATGA